DNA sequence from the Burkholderia pyrrocinia genome:
GCGGCGGTCGAACCCGGCTGCGCGCTGCTGTGCGTCGCGCGGCCCGCGCAAGGCGCGACGGAACCGCTCGTGCTCGACCGCTGACGCGCCTGCGACATGCGGCCGCAGACGGCCTGCTGCGCGAAAAGCACGCGCAACTGCTTCTTTTTTCGGATGCCGGTCGGATCGACGATAGCGTCAACCGATTCGATGAAAGGAGCCAATCATGAAATTGCTCGGCATGATCAAGCTGGTCCTATGGAGTTTCTTCGGCGTACGCAACAGCAAGGCGCACGCAGCCGATCTCGCTAACGTCAACTTCACGCTGCTGCCGTTCGTGGCGATTCTGCTCGCGCTGCTCGTCGGCGCGGTCATCTACGGCGTCGTGCATCTGGTCGTCGATCCGACCGTGACGATGCAGGGGTTCTGAGCGGCGCGTGAATTGCGAGCGGGAGATCATTCCCGCTTCGGTTTCCAGCCGCATGACCGGCGCATGACTGCGCCGGTCTTCGAGGTTGCCGTGCGCGCCGAGCATCGCTGCCACATCGCCGCCGTTGCGATGTGGCACGAATCGCGTTTCCCCATTCCCGTTCTTTCCCGCCTCCCGTTCCGCCCGATTCCACGGTCCTGATCCCCGCCCGGGGTAAAATGCGCGCCACGCCGCGATGTCGCGTGCGACGGGCTGGCCGCCGTTCCGACGAACGGCGCGCACAACTGCCCGACGCCCGCACCGCGGCGTTCGAAGCGTCCCCCGCATGACATGACCGCGCGAGGCCGCCGGCCGCCCGACAGGCACCCGACGAACCCGTCGACGGCTGCGTCGGCTCCCGGTGCGTCACCCGAATCCGATGTCCCATCCTGCGTTTTCCCGATCGATCGACCGGCACGCATGCGTGCCGTCTCGTCCGATTCGTCCGATGAATGTCGTGTCGGCCGGATGCGCCGGCGGGTGACGATTCGTCCGCGAGCGGGCGCTTCGCAGCTTCTTAACGTGTGTCGACAGGGTCGAGTGGCGAGTTTTCCATCCAGAACAATGACGGTGAATAAAACAACAGCGTCGCCCGCACGGCGGCGGCGCGCGAAGATCGGGCTCGGCGTGGGTCTCGGCATCACGCTTTTCGCGGCGCAGGCTGCGGCAGCCCAGGGCGACGCGCCGGCACCGGACGCCGATGCGGCCGGCAACGCGACGCTGCCGGCGATCACGGTGAGCGGCGAGCGCGGCAACGGGTTTCGCGTGCGCAACGCGTCGGTCGCGGGGCTCGACGACACGCCGCTGCGCGACACGCCGGCGTCGGTGAGCGTCGTCACGCGCGCGCAGCTCGACGACCAGCAGGCGAAGCGGCTCAGCGATGTCGTGCGCAACGACGCGTCGGTCGTCAACGACTATGCGCCGGTCGGCTATTTCGAAGGCTTCGCGATCCGCGGTTTTCCGGTCGATCTCGCGAGCGCGATCCGGATCGACGGGCTGACGGTGTCCGGCGAGCAGAACGTGCCGCTCGAGAACAAGGAGCGCGTCGAGATCCTGAAGGGGCTCGCCGGCATCGACAGCGGCGTCGTCGCGCCCGGCGGCGTGATCAACTTCGTGACGAAGCGCTCCGCGAACGTCGCGAGCGTGACGGGCGGCGTCGACAGCCGCGGCTCGACGTCGGCGGCCGTCGATCTCGGCCGCCGCTTCGGCCCCGACAACCAGTTCGGCTTCCGGATCAATGCCGCGAAGGAGAACATGCACTCGTATATCGACGGCACGAACGGGCGGCGCACGTTCGGCTCGATCGCCGCCGACTGGGACATCAGCCCGCGCGCGAGCCTGCAGCTCAACGCCGAATTCCAGCAGTGGATCCAGCGTTCCGCGCCCGGCTACCAACTGCTCGGCGGCACCGTCGTGCCGTCGGTCAAGACGACGTCGAAGGCGCTCGGCACGCAGCCGTGGGCGAAACCGGTGACGACCGACGCGCTGAACCTGAACGCGCGCTTCGACTACCAGTTCAACGACGACTGGAAGGCGTACATTGCCGCGGGCCGCAGCCGCACGATGATCGACGACAACAGCGCGTTCGCGTACGGCTGCTCGTACGCGGCGAGCTGCGCGGCCGGCGCGACGTCGCCGTTCTTCTTCGGCGCGAACGGCGACTACGACGTATACGATTTCCGCAGCCCCGGCGAATACCGGCGCAACGACGATCTGCGCGCGGTCACGACGGGCAAGTTCGCGACGGGGCCGCTGCGGCACGAGCTGACGCTCGGCGTGAGCGTGCAGCGCCGCGTCGTGCACATGGCCGACGCCGTGTATGACTACGTGGGCAGCGAAAATATCTACGGGCCCGACGTGGCGTTCCCGCCGTCGCCGAATTCGCCCGGGCCGTCGTATCCGCGCCTCGACGCGTGGCAGTACGGCGTGTTCGGGCTCGACCGCATCAGCATCGGCGAGCACTGGCAGGTGCTCGCGGGCGGCAAGGAAGTGCTGCTGCGCCAGCGTAGCTGGAGCAGCCTCGACGGCGCGGATACGCGCACCGACCGCTCGGTGTTCCTGCCGCAGGTCGCGCTCGTCTACAAGCCGGTGAACGTGCTGTCGCTGTACGCGTCGTACAGCAAGGCGCTGTCGCTCGGCGACCAGGCGCCCGTGCGCGCGACCAACGCGTATGCGTTCCTGCCGCCCGTCGAATCGCACCAGATCGAGGTCGGCGCGAAATACGACTGGCTCGACCGGCTGAGCCTCACGGCCGCGGTGTTCTCGATCAGCAAGCCGTTCCAGTTCGCCGACCCGGACGCGTCGGGCACGACCTACACGTTCGTGCAGCGCGGCACGCAGCGGCACCAGGGGATCGAGCTCGGTGCGGCCGGGCGTGCGACCGAGCGCCTTTCGCTGACGGCCAGCGTCGCGGCGATTCGTGCCCGCGCGGTCGATTCGGGTTCGCCGGCGTACGAAGGACACCAGATCATCAACGTGCCCGCGCTGCGCGCGTCGCTGTATGCGGACTATGCGGTGCCGGGCGTCGCGGGCCTGAACGTGCTCGGCGGCGTCGAGTACAGCGCGGCCCGCAACGCGAACGAGGAAGGCACCGCGCGCGTGCCGTCGTGGTTCGTGTTCAATCTCGGCGCACGCTATACGACGAAGATCGGCGGTCATCGCACGGTGCTGCGCGTATCGGTGGACAATCTGTTCAACAAGTTCTACTGGCGCGACGCGGGCGAGCAGCAGGGCGATGCGTACCTGTTCCCGGGTGCGCCGCGCACCGCGCGCGTGTCGTTGACCTATGATTTCTGATCGTCCGGAACCGGCTGCGTGACGCGCGGCCCCGGCAGCTACCCAGGAGAGCACAGACGATGTCCCCACTCGAAATCGCCGGCGTGATCGTCAGCGCGCTCGCGATCTGGCTGACCGCGAAGCGGCGCATGCTGTGCTGGCCGGTCGGGCTCGCGTCGGTCGCGCTGTACGGATGGATTTTCTTCGACGCGAAGCTGTACTCGGACATGCTGCTGCAGGGCGCGTTCGCGGTGCTGCAGGTGTACGGCTGGCAGCGCTGGCTCGCGCAGCGCGCGAGCGAAGCCGACGGCGGCGCGGCGCCGGCCGGCGACGTGGCGCCCGTCACGGGCGTGCGGCCGCGGCAGATGCTGCCCGACCTGATCGCGGCCGTCGTCGGCAGCGCGCTGCTCGGCGGCATGATGGCGCGCTGGACCGATGCGGCGCTGCCGTTCGTCGATGCGTCGCTGACCGCGTTCAGCCTCGTCGCGCAATACTGGACCGCGCGGCGCTACATCGCGTCGTGGGGGCTGTGGATCGTCGTGAACGTCGTGTACGTCGGTATGTTCGTGTTCAAGGAGCTTTATCTGACGGCCGGACTCTATGCGCTGTTCATCGGGCTCGCCGTCATCGGCTGGCGCGACTGGAGCCGGACGGCCGCGACGCTGCGCGCGGCGGCCGGCGGCGCGCTCGCGTCGGGCAGCGGCGTGCGCTGATTCACGCATCGATTCAACTACGGAGCAACCTCGTTCATGTCATTCCCACTCGAGCCGGACGGGCCAGTATCGCGCGACGTCGCGCCGCCGCAATTCGGCGTCGACGGCGAGCAGGCCGAACGCGACTGGCCGCTGATGACGCACGACGAGGTCGCGGCGGTGCTCGCGCGGATCGACGGTGCCGGCGAGCCGGCCCGGCTGACGTGGCACAGCCCGCGGCAGTTCGCGGCGGCCGTGCTGGTGCGGATGGCGGACGGGCGCGGGTTGTTCGTCAAGCGTCATCACGTGAGCCTGCGCGATGTCGAGGGGCTCGAGGAAGAGCATCGTTTCATCGCGCATCTGCGCGAACGCGGCATGCCCGTGGTCGACGTGCTCGCCGGTCGCGACGGCGCGACCGCGTTCGCCTCCGGCGAATGGACGTACGAGGTGCATGTGCTCGCGCCCGGCGTCGACCCGTATCGCGGCGTGATGTCGTGGCAGCCGTTCACGCATCCGTCGCATGCGTATGCGGCCGGCCGCGCGCTGGCCGAGCTGCATCGCGCGTCGGCCGGCTACGATGCGCCCGCGCGACCCGTGCGCACGCTGCTGTCGAGTTTCCGTGTGCTGTCGTCCGCCGATCTGGCGGGGGCGCTCGAACGCTGGGTCGAATCGCAGCCGCTGCTCGTGCGTGCGCTCGGCGCGCGCGACTGGCGCGGCGACGTTGCCGACGCGATCGGCCCGTATCACGCGCGCCTCGTGCCGCTGCTGACCGCGTTGCCGCCGCTGTGGACGCATGGCGACTGGCATGCGTCGAACCTGCTGTGGACCGATGCGGGGCCCGGCGCGCAGGTGCGGACCGTGCTCGATTTCGGATTGTCGGATCGCACCTGCGCGGTGATGGACCTCGCGCTCGCGATCGAGCGCAATACGGTCGACTGGATGGCGCCAGCCGACGCGCGGCGCATCGAATACGAACAGATCGACGCGCTGCTCGACGGCTACGAATCGCTCGAACCGCTGGGCGACGACGCGTATGCGGCGCTGGTCGCGCTGCTGCCGATCGTGCATACGGAGTTCGCGCTGTCGGAAGTCGCGTATTTCGGTTGCATCATCGATGCGCCGGCCATCGTCGATATCGCGTACGACGGGTACCTGATCGGGCATGCGCGCTGGTTTGGTGAACGCGACGGGCGGCAATTGCTCGACTGGCTCGTGCAGCGGCGGCGGTGAATGAGCCGACTTCGTGTCAATGGCCAGTACAGCAGTTGTCGAGGCAGCCGGGGCTCACTTGAATGGTGACCTCACGGGTTTCCGGCGTCGATTCCGTTGTGTGATTGGCCGGATAAATTTGCGTTTTTATCTGAAACGGTGCGTTGATCAGACCGTCGTCTATGACGACTTTCGCCGTCGCGGAAGCTCGTTTCGTTGCAAGACGTTCCGAATCGGCTTCAAGCTTGGAAGCGCT
Encoded proteins:
- the pnuC gene encoding nicotinamide riboside transporter PnuC, whose translation is MSPLEIAGVIVSALAIWLTAKRRMLCWPVGLASVALYGWIFFDAKLYSDMLLQGAFAVLQVYGWQRWLAQRASEADGGAAPAGDVAPVTGVRPRQMLPDLIAAVVGSALLGGMMARWTDAALPFVDASLTAFSLVAQYWTARRYIASWGLWIVVNVVYVGMFVFKELYLTAGLYALFIGLAVIGWRDWSRTAATLRAAAGGALASGSGVR
- a CDS encoding TonB-dependent siderophore receptor, with the protein product MTVNKTTASPARRRRAKIGLGVGLGITLFAAQAAAAQGDAPAPDADAAGNATLPAITVSGERGNGFRVRNASVAGLDDTPLRDTPASVSVVTRAQLDDQQAKRLSDVVRNDASVVNDYAPVGYFEGFAIRGFPVDLASAIRIDGLTVSGEQNVPLENKERVEILKGLAGIDSGVVAPGGVINFVTKRSANVASVTGGVDSRGSTSAAVDLGRRFGPDNQFGFRINAAKENMHSYIDGTNGRRTFGSIAADWDISPRASLQLNAEFQQWIQRSAPGYQLLGGTVVPSVKTTSKALGTQPWAKPVTTDALNLNARFDYQFNDDWKAYIAAGRSRTMIDDNSAFAYGCSYAASCAAGATSPFFFGANGDYDVYDFRSPGEYRRNDDLRAVTTGKFATGPLRHELTLGVSVQRRVVHMADAVYDYVGSENIYGPDVAFPPSPNSPGPSYPRLDAWQYGVFGLDRISIGEHWQVLAGGKEVLLRQRSWSSLDGADTRTDRSVFLPQVALVYKPVNVLSLYASYSKALSLGDQAPVRATNAYAFLPPVESHQIEVGAKYDWLDRLSLTAAVFSISKPFQFADPDASGTTYTFVQRGTQRHQGIELGAAGRATERLSLTASVAAIRARAVDSGSPAYEGHQIINVPALRASLYADYAVPGVAGLNVLGGVEYSAARNANEEGTARVPSWFVFNLGARYTTKIGGHRTVLRVSVDNLFNKFYWRDAGEQQGDAYLFPGAPRTARVSLTYDF
- a CDS encoding phosphotransferase enzyme family protein; translated protein: MSFPLEPDGPVSRDVAPPQFGVDGEQAERDWPLMTHDEVAAVLARIDGAGEPARLTWHSPRQFAAAVLVRMADGRGLFVKRHHVSLRDVEGLEEEHRFIAHLRERGMPVVDVLAGRDGATAFASGEWTYEVHVLAPGVDPYRGVMSWQPFTHPSHAYAAGRALAELHRASAGYDAPARPVRTLLSSFRVLSSADLAGALERWVESQPLLVRALGARDWRGDVADAIGPYHARLVPLLTALPPLWTHGDWHASNLLWTDAGPGAQVRTVLDFGLSDRTCAVMDLALAIERNTVDWMAPADARRIEYEQIDALLDGYESLEPLGDDAYAALVALLPIVHTEFALSEVAYFGCIIDAPAIVDIAYDGYLIGHARWFGERDGRQLLDWLVQRRR
- a CDS encoding DUF2970 domain-containing protein, whose amino-acid sequence is MKLLGMIKLVLWSFFGVRNSKAHAADLANVNFTLLPFVAILLALLVGAVIYGVVHLVVDPTVTMQGF